Sequence from the Clostridia bacterium genome:
TAAGGCACATTAGGCTGTTGTTTTTGCTGTGCATTATTACACGCAAAAACATTAAAAACCAAAATAAGAGATAAAGTAAAAAATAAAATATTCTTTAGCATCTTTTTCATAGCTTTAGTATCTTTAAAAAATAAAAAATTATATCATTTTGAACGATAAAGACCGCAAAAGTACAATATTATAGACAATGTTTTTCAAAAATGTTAAAATGACAATATCTTAAACTGAAAGAATTGATTATGAGATTGGATAAGTTTTTAAAATTAAGCAGAGTTATAAAAAGAAGAACTGTAGCTCAAGAAGTATGCCAAAGCGGCAGAGTAAGCGTCAACGGCAGACAGGCAAAACCGGCATATGAATTAAAACCAAATGACATTATCGCCATAGGCTATGGGGATAAGCGTTTTGTGGTAAAGGTTTTGACCGTTGAAGAAAAAGCTCTAAAATCTCAACCTGATTCTGCTTATGAGGTCATAGATGGCTGATTGTATCGCCATTATCTTATGTGCGGGAAAAGGCGAACGCACTGGATTATCATATAATAAAATTTTTTATAAAAGTGCAGGCAAGACTGTCTTAGAATATTGTCTAGAAAAATTTGAATGCCCTAAGATTATTGTCGGCGCTCAAAATGATTTGGAAAAAATAAAAAGTCTTACTCAAAATTATTCAGATGTTTCAATTAC
This genomic interval carries:
- a CDS encoding RNA-binding S4 domain-containing protein is translated as MRLDKFLKLSRVIKRRTVAQEVCQSGRVSVNGRQAKPAYELKPNDIIAIGYGDKRFVVKVLTVEEKALKSQPDSAYEVIDG